A genomic window from Agreia sp. COWG includes:
- a CDS encoding acyl-CoA carboxylase epsilon subunit, which yields MIESTPRAVPQPEPGATDITIVTGDLTAQQIAAVTAVAQTAFAGAGASSTGSDTASKVDSSGWEKSRRDLRTPIHPSPGEWRRHT from the coding sequence GTGATCGAATCGACCCCTCGCGCCGTGCCCCAACCCGAGCCAGGCGCCACCGACATCACGATCGTGACCGGTGATCTCACCGCGCAGCAGATCGCGGCCGTCACGGCCGTCGCCCAGACCGCCTTCGCTGGCGCAGGCGCGTCCTCTACAGGTTCCGACACGGCCTCGAAGGTCGATTCCAGCGGCTGGGAGAAGTCTCGCCGCGACCTGCGCACGCCCATCCACCCCAGCCCCGGCGAATGGCGGCGTCACACCTGA
- a CDS encoding acyl-CoA carboxylase subunit beta — protein sequence MTVPDMYTTAGKLADLKNRYHEAVTASGEAAIAKQHKKGKKTARERIDELLDAGSFVEIDEFVRHRTVAFGMEKSRPYGDAVVTGTGTIHGRQVAVYSQDFTIFGGSLGEVAGEKIIKVMDLALKTGVPIIGMLDSGGARIQEGVVALGKYGEIFRRNTQASGVIPQISIVMGPAAGGAVYSPALTDFVIMVDKTSQMFVTGPDVIKTVTGEDVGMEELGGALTHNTVSGVSHYLASDEDDALDYARGLISYLPDNNLSDAPVYDSEVELEITDADRRLNTLIPDSPNQPYDVHTVIEHIVDGGEFLETQPLFAPNIVVGFARIEGRSVGIVANQPNAMAGTLNIEAGEKAARFVRFCDAFSIPILTLVDVPGYLPGTDQEWTGVIRRGAKLLYAYAEATVPLITVITRKAYGGAYIVMGSKQLGADINLAWPTAEIAVMGGQGAVNILYRGEIKRAEEAGEDVAAVRTKLANEYTYNVASPFLAAERGELDGVIEPAATRVAVVKALRALRTKRASLPTKKHGNIPL from the coding sequence ATGACCGTGCCAGATATGTACACCACGGCGGGCAAGCTGGCCGATCTGAAGAACCGGTACCACGAGGCGGTGACCGCCAGCGGCGAGGCCGCCATCGCGAAGCAGCACAAGAAGGGCAAGAAGACCGCCCGAGAGCGCATCGACGAGCTGCTCGATGCGGGCTCCTTCGTCGAGATCGACGAGTTCGTGCGTCACCGCACGGTCGCGTTCGGCATGGAGAAGTCCCGGCCCTACGGCGACGCTGTCGTCACCGGAACGGGCACCATCCACGGCCGCCAGGTCGCTGTGTACTCGCAGGACTTCACGATCTTCGGAGGCTCGCTCGGCGAGGTCGCCGGCGAGAAGATCATCAAGGTCATGGATCTGGCACTGAAGACAGGCGTGCCCATTATCGGCATGCTCGACTCGGGCGGGGCGCGCATCCAAGAAGGCGTCGTCGCCCTGGGCAAGTACGGAGAGATCTTCCGCCGCAACACGCAGGCGTCCGGCGTCATCCCGCAGATCTCCATCGTGATGGGCCCCGCCGCGGGCGGCGCGGTGTACTCCCCCGCCCTCACCGACTTCGTGATCATGGTCGACAAGACCTCCCAGATGTTCGTCACCGGCCCCGACGTGATCAAGACCGTCACCGGAGAAGACGTCGGAATGGAGGAGCTGGGAGGGGCCCTCACCCACAACACGGTCTCGGGCGTCTCGCACTACCTCGCGAGCGACGAAGACGACGCGCTCGACTACGCGCGCGGCCTGATCAGCTACCTGCCCGACAACAACCTGTCCGATGCCCCGGTGTACGACAGCGAGGTCGAGCTCGAGATCACCGATGCCGATCGCCGCCTCAACACCCTCATCCCCGACTCGCCGAACCAGCCCTATGACGTGCACACGGTCATCGAGCACATCGTCGATGGGGGCGAGTTCCTCGAGACGCAGCCCCTGTTCGCGCCGAACATCGTGGTGGGCTTCGCACGCATCGAGGGCCGCTCTGTCGGAATCGTGGCGAACCAGCCGAACGCCATGGCCGGAACACTCAACATCGAGGCCGGCGAGAAGGCCGCGCGCTTCGTGCGCTTCTGCGACGCCTTCTCCATCCCGATCCTCACGCTGGTGGATGTTCCGGGTTACCTTCCCGGAACAGATCAGGAGTGGACGGGCGTCATCCGGCGCGGCGCGAAGCTGCTCTATGCGTACGCCGAGGCGACCGTTCCCCTCATCACCGTCATCACCCGCAAGGCCTACGGCGGGGCGTACATCGTGATGGGCTCGAAGCAGCTCGGAGCCGACATCAACCTCGCCTGGCCGACAGCGGAGATCGCGGTCATGGGAGGCCAGGGCGCGGTGAACATCCTCTACCGCGGCGAGATCAAGCGAGCCGAGGAGGCCGGCGAAGATGTGGCGGCCGTGCGCACGAAGCTGGCCAACGAGTACACCTACAACGTGGCCTCTCCGTTCCTCGCGGCCGAGCGCGGCGAGCTCGACGGTGTGATCGAGCCGGCCGCCACGCGGGTGGCGGTCGTGAAGGCGTTGCGCGCGCTGCGCACGAAGCGCGCGTCATTGCCGACGAAGAAGCACGGCAACATTCCGCTGTGA
- a CDS encoding biotin--[acetyl-CoA-carboxylase] ligase — protein MNLPLSTAVAERLDWLSHTGSTNDDLVERATGPDAAAWPDLSVVATDTQTRGRGRLGREWIAPAGKCLAASVLLRQKIGAGSAVPADNLGWLPLMAGAAMTRVVRSLIEGEVGHATDVHHRPVTSLKWPNDVLVDGRKVSGILSELVPDVGVVVGAGLNISLEEHELPVPTATSLTLAGVSHASLDSALAGYIITLSRLYRDFVRYDGDAIESGLHATVTALCGTLGAPVLAELPGGEVVSGIAREIDECGRLGIDRDSDGWRVVVAAGDITHLKV, from the coding sequence ATGAATCTGCCCCTGAGCACCGCCGTCGCAGAGAGACTCGACTGGCTCTCGCACACCGGATCCACGAACGACGACCTCGTCGAGCGCGCCACGGGCCCGGATGCGGCTGCCTGGCCCGATCTGTCGGTCGTCGCCACCGACACCCAGACCAGGGGCAGGGGCAGGCTCGGCCGAGAGTGGATCGCGCCCGCCGGAAAGTGCCTCGCGGCATCGGTACTGCTACGGCAGAAGATAGGCGCGGGCTCGGCCGTTCCCGCCGACAACCTCGGTTGGTTGCCCCTGATGGCGGGTGCCGCAATGACTCGGGTCGTGCGCTCTCTCATCGAGGGCGAGGTCGGCCATGCGACGGACGTGCATCACCGCCCCGTCACCAGCCTCAAATGGCCGAACGACGTACTGGTCGACGGCCGCAAGGTCAGCGGTATCCTCAGCGAGCTCGTTCCCGACGTGGGCGTCGTTGTCGGCGCAGGGCTCAACATCTCGCTCGAGGAGCACGAGCTGCCCGTGCCCACCGCCACCTCGCTCACCCTCGCCGGGGTGAGCCACGCGTCGCTCGATTCTGCGCTCGCGGGCTACATCATCACCCTGTCGCGCCTGTATCGCGATTTTGTCCGCTACGACGGCGACGCCATCGAGAGCGGCCTGCACGCCACGGTCACGGCTCTCTGCGGCACCCTCGGCGCCCCCGTGCTGGCCGAGTTGCCCGGGGGAGAGGTCGTCTCCGGCATCGCTCGGGAGATAGACGAATGCGGGCGCCTCGGTATCGATCGGGACTCGGATGGCTGGAGAGTCGTCGTGGCCGCGGGGGATATCACCCACCTGAAGGTTTAA
- a CDS encoding PH domain-containing protein — MPASYQTPPSFGELVHGTDAATEIYPRTPAGPAPSAWSETVATEGIRPPVRETADSAAVHAEPERVVARFRSHGRALFFPTVFVIALAGATGYFAGWFAIEWQNWAVLAGAAVLSVLFFFAPLVRWLSTRYVITTRRIIFRRGLVINTRSELLMGRAHELTVRKSLLQSMFRCGDVRIGTGPGEFVVLKDVPQADLVLTVLGDLLETQHVPAHSTVRFRRTQADIPWWEDPALAQRE; from the coding sequence ATGCCTGCCTCGTACCAGACGCCTCCGAGCTTCGGCGAGCTCGTGCACGGTACCGACGCGGCGACCGAGATCTACCCGCGCACCCCGGCCGGCCCCGCGCCATCGGCGTGGTCCGAGACCGTGGCAACCGAGGGCATCCGGCCCCCCGTGCGGGAGACCGCGGATTCGGCCGCTGTGCACGCCGAGCCCGAGCGGGTCGTCGCGCGTTTTCGCTCGCACGGACGGGCCCTCTTCTTTCCGACCGTCTTCGTGATCGCGCTGGCGGGGGCGACGGGGTACTTCGCGGGCTGGTTCGCGATCGAGTGGCAGAATTGGGCCGTGCTCGCGGGTGCCGCCGTGCTGAGCGTGCTGTTCTTCTTCGCGCCGCTCGTGCGATGGCTGAGCACCCGCTACGTGATCACCACACGGCGCATCATCTTCAGACGGGGCCTCGTCATCAACACCCGCAGCGAGCTGTTGATGGGACGGGCTCACGAGTTGACCGTGCGCAAGTCGTTGCTGCAGTCGATGTTCCGTTGCGGAGACGTGCGCATCGGCACGGGGCCGGGGGAGTTCGTGGTCTTGAAGGATGTGCCCCAGGCGGATCTGGTGCTCACCGTGCTGGGAGATCTGCTGGAGACGCAGCATGTTCCCGCGCATTCCACGGTGCGGTTCCGCCGCACGCAGGCCGACATCCCGTGGTGGGAAGACCCGGCGCTGGCTCAGCGCGAGTAG
- a CDS encoding 5-(carboxyamino)imidazole ribonucleotide synthase, which translates to MAYRVGVIGGGQLARMMVPAAVNLGLDISVLAENEGSSANIAASVVGDYLDRETVLAFARTVDVVTFDHEHVPQPILRALVEAGHAVHPGPDALRYAQDKIAMRQKLEQLGVPVPVWAAVGTASELDAFIADNGGHAVVKTPRGGYDGKGVRVVSSAAEVADWFIALAEDGNDGALLAEERVDFRRELAQMVARRPSGETQLWPVVESVQLGGVCAEVIAPAPRSAGVVADAAADMAIAIAEGIGVTGVLAVELFETTDQRLLVNELAMRPHNTGHWTIDGSTTSQFEQHLRAVLDLPLGATGCRDTWSVMVNILGGPADGSLADRYALAFADQPTVKVHNYGKAPRPGRKVGHVTACGDDLDQVVFEARAAAAFFKN; encoded by the coding sequence ATGGCATATCGCGTGGGTGTAATCGGTGGCGGACAGCTGGCTCGAATGATGGTTCCCGCGGCGGTGAACCTCGGGTTGGACATCTCGGTTCTGGCCGAGAACGAGGGATCGTCGGCGAACATCGCGGCGAGCGTCGTGGGTGACTACCTCGACCGCGAGACGGTGCTCGCCTTCGCCCGCACCGTCGACGTCGTCACGTTCGACCACGAGCACGTCCCCCAGCCCATCCTCCGCGCTCTCGTCGAGGCCGGTCACGCGGTGCATCCCGGACCGGATGCGCTGCGGTACGCGCAGGACAAGATCGCGATGCGGCAGAAGCTCGAGCAGCTCGGGGTGCCCGTGCCCGTCTGGGCTGCCGTCGGCACCGCGTCCGAGCTCGACGCCTTCATCGCCGACAACGGCGGGCACGCCGTGGTGAAGACCCCGCGCGGTGGCTACGACGGCAAGGGCGTGCGGGTCGTCTCGAGCGCCGCTGAGGTCGCGGACTGGTTCATCGCTCTCGCCGAGGACGGCAATGACGGGGCGTTGCTCGCCGAAGAGCGAGTGGACTTCCGCCGAGAACTGGCCCAGATGGTCGCCCGCCGGCCGTCGGGCGAGACGCAGCTGTGGCCCGTGGTCGAGTCCGTGCAGCTCGGCGGCGTGTGTGCCGAGGTCATCGCCCCCGCTCCGCGGAGCGCGGGCGTTGTCGCCGACGCCGCAGCCGACATGGCCATCGCCATCGCGGAGGGAATCGGCGTGACGGGCGTCCTCGCCGTCGAGCTCTTCGAGACGACCGACCAGCGCCTGCTGGTGAATGAGCTGGCGATGCGGCCGCACAACACCGGACACTGGACGATCGACGGCTCGACGACGAGTCAGTTCGAGCAGCACCTGCGGGCCGTTCTCGATCTTCCATTGGGCGCGACCGGATGCCGCGACACGTGGAGCGTGATGGTCAACATCCTGGGCGGGCCCGCCGACGGCTCGTTGGCCGACCGCTACGCCCTCGCTTTCGCAGACCAGCCCACGGTTAAGGTGCACAACTATGGCAAGGCTCCCCGGCCCGGCCGCAAGGTGGGCCATGTCACCGCCTGTGGAGACGACCTCGACCAGGTTGTCTTCGAGGCGCGCGCCGCAGCAGCTTTCTTCAAGAACTGA
- the purE gene encoding 5-(carboxyamino)imidazole ribonucleotide mutase, producing MPEHMPLVGVVMGSDSDFSVMAAAVDVLKDFGVSHEVEVVSAHRTPEKMIEYGRSARDRGLKVIIAGAGGAAHLPGMLAAVTTLPVIGVPVPLARLDGLDSLLSIVQMPAGIPVATVSIGGATNAGLLAVGILSTFDEILAGKLGDYRESLTTLVEKKNQDLKSRL from the coding sequence ATGCCCGAACACATGCCGCTCGTCGGTGTCGTCATGGGGTCTGACTCAGACTTCTCCGTGATGGCCGCCGCTGTCGACGTCCTCAAGGACTTCGGCGTCTCCCACGAGGTCGAGGTCGTATCGGCCCATCGCACCCCCGAGAAGATGATCGAATACGGGCGCTCCGCCAGGGATCGCGGACTCAAGGTCATCATCGCCGGTGCCGGCGGCGCCGCACACCTGCCAGGAATGCTCGCAGCCGTCACGACCCTCCCCGTCATCGGCGTGCCCGTACCCCTCGCCCGCCTCGACGGCCTGGACTCGCTGCTGTCCATCGTGCAGATGCCCGCGGGCATCCCCGTCGCCACCGTGTCGATCGGCGGCGCGACGAACGCCGGGCTTCTGGCCGTCGGCATCCTGTCGACGTTCGACGAGATCCTCGCGGGCAAGCTCGGTGACTACAGGGAGAGCCTCACGACGCTCGTCGAGAAGAAGAATCAGGATCTGAAGTCGAGATTATGA
- a CDS encoding LCP family protein, giving the protein MSTTSAPIRYPDVSSPKVMTARAWVLVVLNFVLPGSAQVLAGNRKLGRLGLGCTLALIGLAVVGMVVYFIWPQMIYSILTIEWTLWALQIVLIAYAILWVVLTLDALRLVRLVRTRPKARGWIAAFTTILLVVVAGGAGYGAYLVNVTRDTVSSIFAVQAAAAPPVNGRYNILLLGGDAGADRDGLRPDSMTVVSIEADTGRATMIGIPRDLQQVPFPKGSPLIGSDFDENGTGSYDCGSDCQISFLYPRMEAYPEYAALYPDAEAQGSNPGIEATKDAIEGALDISIQYYVLIDMQGFAQLIDALGGVDINVTERLPIGGDENLNEVEGWIEPGEQHMDGTTALWYARSRHTTSDYDRMGRQRELQTAILTQFTPANVLSKFQGIANAGADVVKTNVPQSTLAYFLDLALKTKSLPIDNVELVPPQVDPENPDWDTVRQTVAAAMVLSSAK; this is encoded by the coding sequence ATGAGTACAACCTCCGCCCCGATCCGCTACCCGGATGTGAGTTCCCCGAAGGTCATGACGGCCCGTGCCTGGGTGCTCGTCGTCTTGAACTTCGTGCTGCCCGGATCGGCCCAGGTTCTCGCCGGAAACCGAAAACTGGGACGTTTAGGACTCGGCTGCACGCTGGCGCTCATCGGGCTCGCCGTCGTGGGCATGGTGGTCTACTTCATCTGGCCACAGATGATCTATTCGATCCTGACCATCGAGTGGACACTCTGGGCCCTGCAGATAGTGCTCATCGCTTATGCCATCCTGTGGGTGGTCTTGACGCTCGACGCCCTCCGCCTGGTGCGACTCGTGCGCACGAGGCCAAAGGCCCGGGGCTGGATCGCGGCATTCACCACGATTCTCCTCGTCGTCGTGGCCGGGGGAGCGGGCTACGGCGCCTACCTCGTGAACGTGACGAGAGACACCGTGTCGTCGATCTTCGCCGTGCAGGCCGCCGCCGCGCCGCCCGTGAACGGGCGCTACAACATCCTGCTGCTGGGCGGAGACGCGGGCGCCGACCGCGACGGGCTCCGCCCCGACAGCATGACCGTCGTCAGCATCGAGGCCGACACGGGCAGGGCCACCATGATCGGCATCCCGCGCGATCTGCAGCAGGTCCCTTTTCCGAAGGGCTCGCCGCTCATCGGCTCGGACTTCGATGAGAACGGCACCGGTTCCTACGACTGCGGTTCCGATTGCCAGATCAGCTTTCTCTACCCGCGCATGGAGGCATACCCCGAGTACGCGGCGCTGTATCCGGATGCCGAGGCCCAAGGGTCGAACCCCGGCATCGAGGCGACGAAGGATGCTATCGAGGGAGCACTCGACATCAGCATCCAGTACTACGTGCTCATCGACATGCAGGGCTTTGCTCAGCTGATCGACGCATTGGGCGGGGTCGACATCAACGTCACCGAGCGGCTGCCGATCGGCGGCGACGAGAACCTCAACGAGGTCGAGGGCTGGATCGAACCAGGCGAACAGCACATGGATGGCACGACCGCGCTCTGGTACGCACGCTCCCGGCACACGACGAGCGACTACGACCGGATGGGCCGCCAGCGCGAGCTGCAGACGGCGATCCTCACCCAATTCACCCCGGCCAACGTGTTGAGCAAGTTCCAGGGGATTGCCAACGCGGGTGCCGACGTCGTCAAAACGAATGTGCCGCAATCGACGCTGGCGTACTTCCTCGATCTGGCGCTGAAGACCAAGAGCCTGCCCATAGACAACGTCGAGCTGGTTCCGCCGCAGGTCGACCCCGAGAACCCGGATTGGGATACGGTAAGGCAGACGGTCGCCGCCGCTATGGTGCTGAGCAGCGCGAAGTAG
- a CDS encoding DUF2142 domain-containing protein produces MFVISWLSLAVMAILWAVTSPIGASMDEPSHYIKAASVVRGQLVGEPGARAQDRVVTVPETVALTFNVHCLAFRADVTADCIQPFGSASKDVEVTTAAGLYNPTYYVLVGWPSLLDVGGSALYFMRFASAILCSLFFAISITFLSRLPRPTLPVLAAIAVITPTTVFLSGSVNPNAFEIATTAAFFAGLLYAVSTVHTRSSRLWTAAALAVSGALLAHARGLSMLWLGIAVVVVAISVGVGHFVRVMVRPPFVIAVALVTVSLVLAGIWTLKTNSLPAVGEYPGAGSTFGEGFLTMLSSTVDYMRQAVGVFGWLDSFAPTWVLVMYYALLCVVVVYGLLFARPSRSWAALWVALASFLFVPPLVQASTVTVSGYVWQGRYTLPLIVILVVMAAVVGSTRFAELPWRDAKRVVIFVLVVTSLGQLVSAVTNLKRYVVGASASWGEYFSAPRWSPPFFNAPAWFVVCGIVVVMYLGAGLAVTLLRDKKKVTA; encoded by the coding sequence GTGTTCGTCATATCGTGGCTCTCGCTCGCTGTCATGGCGATCCTCTGGGCCGTCACCTCGCCCATCGGTGCGAGCATGGACGAGCCCTCGCACTACATCAAGGCTGCGTCTGTCGTGCGCGGCCAGCTGGTGGGTGAGCCCGGAGCTCGCGCCCAGGATCGGGTCGTGACGGTTCCCGAGACGGTGGCCCTGACGTTCAACGTGCACTGCCTGGCATTTCGCGCCGACGTGACAGCAGACTGCATCCAGCCCTTCGGCTCAGCCTCCAAAGATGTCGAGGTCACCACAGCCGCCGGACTGTACAACCCCACCTACTACGTTCTTGTCGGCTGGCCGTCTCTTCTCGATGTCGGAGGGTCGGCGTTGTACTTCATGCGTTTTGCCAGTGCCATCCTCTGCTCGCTCTTCTTCGCGATCAGCATCACCTTCCTCTCGAGGCTGCCCAGGCCGACCCTGCCGGTCCTCGCCGCAATTGCTGTCATCACCCCGACGACGGTGTTTCTCAGCGGCTCGGTCAACCCGAACGCATTCGAGATCGCAACGACGGCGGCGTTCTTCGCCGGTCTCCTCTACGCGGTATCGACTGTGCACACCAGATCGTCTCGTCTCTGGACCGCAGCAGCTTTGGCGGTCTCTGGCGCCTTGCTCGCCCACGCTCGGGGGTTGTCGATGCTGTGGCTCGGTATCGCGGTGGTCGTCGTCGCGATCTCGGTGGGTGTCGGCCATTTCGTGAGGGTGATGGTGCGACCTCCCTTCGTGATCGCGGTGGCGCTGGTCACCGTGTCGCTGGTGCTGGCCGGCATATGGACACTCAAGACGAATTCACTTCCGGCCGTGGGCGAATATCCCGGAGCCGGGTCGACATTCGGAGAGGGCTTTCTCACAATGCTGTCGTCGACCGTCGACTACATGCGACAGGCCGTCGGGGTGTTCGGCTGGCTAGACTCCTTCGCCCCCACGTGGGTGCTGGTCATGTATTACGCGCTCCTCTGCGTCGTCGTGGTCTACGGGCTGTTGTTCGCACGGCCATCGAGATCGTGGGCGGCGCTGTGGGTCGCGCTGGCATCGTTCTTGTTCGTGCCACCCCTCGTGCAGGCGTCGACGGTCACCGTCTCGGGTTATGTCTGGCAGGGCCGGTACACGTTGCCGTTGATCGTCATTCTGGTGGTCATGGCTGCGGTGGTCGGATCCACGCGGTTCGCTGAGCTGCCGTGGCGCGATGCCAAACGGGTCGTCATCTTCGTTCTCGTGGTCACCTCCCTGGGGCAGTTGGTCTCGGCCGTGACGAACCTCAAGCGATACGTCGTCGGCGCCTCTGCCAGCTGGGGCGAGTACTTTTCGGCGCCTCGCTGGAGCCCGCCGTTCTTCAACGCACCCGCGTGGTTCGTCGTCTGTGGGATCGTTGTAGTCATGTACTTGGGGGCAGGACTCGCGGTGACACTTCTTCGAGACAAGAAGAAGGTGACCGCATGA
- a CDS encoding GtrA family protein, producing MSILTKSNVMSVLVYGLVGGTAFFIDLGTLILSRDVAGLVLPVATAIALLAGLVASYLMQRFLTFRQSQVTWHSLWKYALLVTANWGATLLIIHLVETASVNYVWGKVLATAVITVWNYFIYRFWIFRGTSGAAAATPYLDNPAR from the coding sequence ATGAGCATCCTGACCAAATCGAACGTGATGTCCGTGCTGGTGTACGGCCTCGTCGGCGGCACCGCATTCTTTATCGACCTCGGCACCCTCATCCTGTCCCGAGACGTGGCCGGACTCGTCCTCCCGGTCGCCACGGCGATCGCGCTCCTCGCTGGCCTCGTGGCGAGTTACCTCATGCAGCGGTTCCTGACATTTCGCCAGTCGCAGGTGACCTGGCACAGCCTGTGGAAGTACGCGCTGCTCGTCACCGCCAACTGGGGGGCGACTCTGCTCATCATCCACCTGGTCGAGACCGCGAGCGTCAACTATGTCTGGGGCAAGGTTCTTGCGACGGCCGTCATCACCGTCTGGAACTACTTCATCTACCGCTTCTGGATATTCCGGGGGACATCCGGGGCCGCTGCGGCCACCCCGTATCTGGACAATCCGGCCCGATAA
- a CDS encoding glycosyltransferase family 4 protein: MVATVPGGIGRYTEELTRELIATRPRGCDVEGLISKVSPEEQSAALAKLPGLSGLTQLSLPRRELARAWQHGFATGAKGRGMIHATSLLAPLRKIDHVNSIGEQVAVTIHDVVPWTHPETLTKHGVAWHKGLARRARRYADAIVVPTHAVAAELQEFVNFGDRIRVIGGAVSSKLVLPHNADERAAELDLPDEFMLTVGTLEPRKGLAPLIKALAQPNVPELPLLIAGPDGWGDVDVAHVAAAAGLPPERVRAMGFVSDSDLALLLDRASLFVYPSLAEGFGLPVIEAMNFGTPVVHSDVPALLEVTAGASVSVERHDPEGYPERLAEAITRVLGDGELFERLSVGGYDRSRAFSWRDSAEKVWQLHADL; encoded by the coding sequence ATGGTAGCGACCGTGCCGGGGGGAATCGGCCGCTATACAGAAGAACTGACACGTGAGTTGATCGCCACGAGACCGCGCGGATGCGACGTCGAGGGGCTGATCTCGAAGGTGTCGCCGGAAGAGCAGAGCGCGGCGCTGGCGAAGCTGCCGGGCCTGTCGGGCCTGACCCAGTTGAGCCTTCCACGCCGGGAGCTCGCACGAGCGTGGCAGCACGGTTTCGCGACCGGTGCCAAGGGTCGCGGCATGATCCACGCCACGAGCCTCCTCGCACCCTTGCGCAAGATCGACCACGTGAACTCCATCGGCGAACAGGTGGCCGTCACGATCCACGACGTCGTGCCGTGGACTCATCCGGAGACCCTCACGAAGCACGGTGTCGCCTGGCACAAGGGACTCGCCAGACGCGCCCGACGCTACGCCGACGCCATCGTCGTACCCACCCACGCCGTCGCCGCCGAGCTGCAGGAATTCGTGAATTTCGGTGACCGGATCCGCGTTATCGGGGGTGCGGTGAGCTCGAAACTCGTCCTGCCCCACAACGCGGACGAGCGGGCCGCCGAACTCGACCTACCCGACGAGTTCATGCTCACCGTCGGCACCCTCGAACCGCGTAAAGGACTGGCGCCGCTCATCAAGGCGCTCGCCCAGCCGAACGTGCCCGAGTTGCCACTCCTGATCGCGGGCCCCGACGGGTGGGGCGACGTCGACGTCGCCCACGTGGCCGCCGCTGCCGGCCTCCCCCCCGAGCGGGTGCGCGCCATGGGTTTCGTCAGCGACTCCGACCTCGCGTTGCTGCTCGATCGAGCGTCGCTCTTCGTCTACCCGAGTCTCGCCGAGGGCTTCGGATTGCCGGTCATCGAGGCGATGAACTTCGGCACCCCTGTCGTGCACTCCGACGTGCCCGCTTTGCTCGAGGTGACCGCGGGTGCGAGCGTGTCCGTCGAGCGTCACGACCCCGAAGGCTATCCCGAACGTCTGGCAGAGGCGATCACACGCGTCCTGGGCGACGGTGAGCTCTTCGAGCGGCTGTCGGTCGGCGGTTACGATCGCTCACGGGCCTTCAGCTGGCGTGATTCAGCCGAGAAGGTCTGGCAGTTGCACGCTGATCTGTAG
- the rfbA gene encoding glucose-1-phosphate thymidylyltransferase RfbA, producing the protein MRGIILAGGSGTRLWPITKGISKQLMPIYDKPMIYYPLSTLMMAGISEILIITTPEYNEQFKALLGDGSDLGIRLEYAVQPSPDGLAQAFIIGEEFIGDESVALVLGDNIFHGTGLGSSLRNNTDFDGALIFAYHVANPRSYGVVEFDEDNVAVSIEEKPTTPKSNYAVPGLYFYDNSVVAIAKTIEPSARGELEISTVNERYLHQGNLKVQVLDRGTAWLDTGTFESMVQATEFVRVVEDRQGFKIGCIEEIAWRAGWIDDAQLRALAAPLVKSGYGAYLNTLLDAR; encoded by the coding sequence ATGCGAGGAATCATTCTCGCCGGGGGCTCAGGCACCCGGCTCTGGCCCATCACGAAGGGCATCAGCAAGCAGCTGATGCCGATCTACGACAAGCCCATGATCTATTACCCCCTGTCGACGCTGATGATGGCGGGGATCAGCGAGATCCTCATCATCACGACACCCGAGTACAACGAACAGTTCAAAGCTCTCCTCGGAGATGGATCCGACCTCGGGATCCGCCTTGAGTACGCGGTCCAGCCCTCCCCGGATGGTCTCGCCCAGGCATTCATCATCGGTGAGGAGTTCATCGGCGACGAGAGTGTTGCTCTGGTTCTCGGTGACAACATCTTCCACGGAACCGGACTCGGCTCGAGCCTGAGAAACAACACGGACTTCGATGGTGCCCTGATCTTCGCCTACCACGTGGCCAATCCCCGTTCCTACGGGGTCGTCGAATTCGACGAAGACAACGTGGCCGTCTCGATCGAGGAGAAGCCGACGACGCCGAAGAGCAACTACGCGGTTCCCGGACTCTACTTCTACGACAACTCGGTCGTCGCGATCGCCAAGACCATCGAGCCGAGCGCACGCGGGGAGCTCGAGATCTCGACGGTCAACGAGCGCTATCTGCATCAGGGCAACCTCAAGGTGCAGGTTCTCGACCGGGGAACGGCCTGGCTCGATACCGGCACATTCGAATCCATGGTGCAGGCCACCGAATTCGTGCGCGTCGTCGAAGATCGCCAGGGATTCAAGATCGGCTGTATCGAGGAGATCGCCTGGCGCGCAGGCTGGATCGACGACGCGCAGCTGCGCGCTCTCGCGGCACCGCTCGTCAAGAGCGGCTATGGCGCCTACCTGAATACACTGCTCGACGCACGCTGA